In Opitutaceae bacterium, the sequence CCAGGAAGTCTGAAAGGGAGACGTCCTTGAGACCTTCAGCGGTCTTGGTTTTCAGGGTGAAGGAAGGGGCCTTGGAACCAACGGTAAGCGGCATGATAAACGAGTGACAGGGTTGACGATTGAGATCGGCGTTGGAAATCCGCCGAATTGGAATCCAAGCCTACCCAGCTCCCTCAAAGCCGCAACCTCGTTTTCCCGCGAGAAGACTGCTTTCTGTTTTCCGATTGCATGCCATAAGAAACGCTCTTGCCGATGATTAAGCCAGCGGCGTTACTCACCCCTTGGCTCTGACATGACTCTAATCGAAGATCTCCAATGGCGCGGCCTCGTCGCCGATTGCACCGACCTTGCCGCGCTGACCAGGCGCCTGAATGAGGGCCCGGTGACCCTGTACTGCGGTTTCGACCCGACGGGAGATTCACTCCATGTGGGCCACCTGGTTCCCCAGCTTCTGCTCCGGCGCTTTCAACTTGCAGGACACCACCCCCTGTCGCTCGCCGGAGGCGCCACCGGCATGATCGGCGATCCGGGCGGCCGTTCGAGCGAACGGAACCTGCTCAGCCGCGAGGAGCTGAATCACAATGTCCAGCGCATCAAGAGGCAGTTGGAGCGACTGCTCGATTTCTCATCGCCAACGAATCCCGCGCGGCTTGTCGACAACGCGGACTGGACCGCATCGGTCACCTTTCTCGATTTCCTGCGCGATGTCGGAAAACACTTCTCCCTCAGCTCAATGCTCGCCAAGGAGAGTGTCAGATCCCGACTGGAGAGTGAATCCGGGATCAGCTTTACGGAGTTCAGCTACCAGTTGCTCCAAGCCAACGACTTCACCCACCTGCGCCAGGCGATGTCCTGCGAACTGCAGATCGGCGGAGCCGACCAGTGGGGCAACATCACGGCAGGCACGGATCTGATCCGGAAAAAGCTGGGCATGCCGGCGTGGGGGCTGACATTCCCGCTGATCACGAAGGCGGACGGCACGAAGTTCGGCAAGTCCGAGGGAGGCGCCGTTTGGCTGGATCCGGAGAAAACCAGCCCGTACCGCTTCTACCAGTTTTTCATCAATACCGAGGACAGCATGGTTGCCGGCTACCTCAGGAAGTTCACCTTTCTCAGCCATGCGGAGATCAACGCACTGGAGGAAAAGCACGCCGCCAACCCCGGCGCTCGCGAAGCCCACAAGGCGCTCGCCAGGGAAATCACCTCGCTCGTTCACGGCCCGGAGGCATGCGCCGATGCGATTCGTGCGAGCGAGATCATGTTCGGGGGCGGACTCGACGGAGTGTCCGCCGAGGTTTTCCGTGACGTCGTCGGCGAACTCCCCGTCACTTCCATTCCCCGCGAAAGGATTTCCGCCACGCTTGCGCTCGCAGAGGCTCTCGTTGCCACAGGACTCTGCCCGTCCAAGGGTCAGGCACGAAAAGACATCGAGGGCGGCGGCATCTACATCAACAATGTCAAGTGCGCGGATGTCGTCAAAACCCTGGGCGCGACCGACATCGTTTTCGACCGGCACATCCTGCTGCGAAAGGGCAAACGCAACTACGCGGTGATGACGCTGGTCGGATGATCCGGGAGGATCATGCCGACCCGTTTTCAGCTAGTCGTCCCGGCGGCCTGAAAGGATCAGAAGAATTTGGAGCAGCGAGCCAAGCGACGCCACAAACGCGGCCACATAGGTTAGCGCTGCGGCGTCAAGCGTCTCATTGACGCCCGGCATCTCATCCCGTCCGAGAATCCCCAGACCAACAAGCTGCTGCTTTGCGCGGCGGCTGGCGTCGAATTCAACGGGCAGAGTCACAAGCTGGAAGAGACAGATGACCGCCAGTGCGAGCGCACCGATCACCAGAAGCTTTCCGCCAATTGCGCTGGAAATCAGGAGAATTCCGGCAATCAGGACAAAGTTGGCCACGCCCGCGGCGATCTTCGTGGCGGGAACAAGAGTCTGCCGAACCGTCATCATCGAATACCCCACCTTGTGCTGGATCGCATGACCGGCCTCATGAGCGGAAACGCCAAGCGCGGCCAGGCTGGTGCCATGAAAATTGTCGTGCGAAAGGGCCAGTCGCTTGTTGATCGGATCGTAATGGTCCGTGAGCTGGCCGGGAACCTCGACGATCTCAACCCCGGAAACCCCCGCCGCGCGCATGACCGCCTCCGCAGCCTCAGCTCCCGTGATGTGCCCGCGGGATGGCACGCGCACATTCTTGTTGTAGGCCTTCGACACCCGGAACTGCGCGTACATGCCGAACAGCATCGGTATAATAACGAGTATAATCCAGATCATCATAGTTTGAAGCGAGTTGGACCGAGGCTGCCCGCAACTCGCGTACACGCAAGTTGGGAGGCAGCCTGTCGGTTACCGCAGAAGCCATGCGGAACGCGCGCGTTTGCAAGGGCAAGCGACACCGAATGGAAACGGCGCAGGAAATTGGAACATCCTGCGCATGGATGCCCCGGGAACGACGGAAGGCCGGTGAAGCGTCAACGACGTCTGCGGTCAATCAGCCGATCGCTGGCACATCCACCCAGCGGCGCTCTGCCCAGGACTTGAGTCCAAGTTCCGCAAGCTGCACACCCTTGGCGCCCTGGAGCAGATTCCACGGGAACGGAGTGTCCTTCACAACGTGCCTGAGGAACAGCTCCCACTGAACCTTGAATGCATTGTCGTAGGTGTCGTTTGACGGCACTCGCGTCCAGCCGTCGAAAAACTTGACGGGGCTGTCGATGTCCGGGTTCCACACGCAGCGCGGCGTCGCCGACAGATGCTGCGCCGTGCAGTCGCGCAGGCCCGCAACCGCAGATCCCTGCGTGCCATCAACCTGGAGGGTCAGCAGGTCGTCGCGTCGGACACGCACCGCCCAGGACGAATTGAAGTGGCACACTATCCCGTTCACGAGTTCGAAGGTGGCATAGGCGGAGTCATCCGCCGTGCAGGCGTACGGTTTGCCCGCCTCATCCCAGCGGGTGGGAACGTGCGTTGCTCCGAGACAGGAAAGGGACTTCACCTCGCCGAAGAGATTCTGAATGACATACTGCCAGTGACAAAGCATGTCCACGATGATGCCGCCGTCCTCCTCCTTGCGGTAGTTCCAGGAAGGCCGCTGCAGCTTCTCATGTTCGCCCGTGAACACCCAGTAGCCGAACTCTCCGCGCACGGAAAGAATCTGACCGAAGAAGCCGGTGTCGATGAGGTACTTCAGCTTGAGCAGGCCCGGCAGCCAGAGCTTGTCCTGCACCACGCCGTTCTTGAGTCCCGCCGCCGTCACTTCGCGGTACAGCGCAAGCGCCTCGGCGGAGGTTGTCGCCGTCGGCTTCTCACAGTAGATGTGTTTCCTCGCGGCGATGGCCTTCCGCACTCCGACCGGTCGCTGTCCCGTGAGCGTTGCGTCGAAATAGACCTGGTTGCCCGCGTCCGCCAGCGCCGCATCGAGGTTGGTGGAGTACCGTTTGACGCCTGCGCGGGCGGCGAGCGCCGCGAGCTTGGCCTCGTTGCGTCCAATGAGGATCGGATCAGGCATGATCGTTTCCGAATCGGACAGCTTTATGCCGCCCTGGTCGATGATCGCCTTGATGGAGCGCAGCAGGTGCTGGTTGGTGCCCATGCGTCCGGTGACGCCGTTCATGATGATGCCGATTTTATGCGTGGTCATGGGATCGAGCCTTTGATTGGGGATGGGAGTGGATTGCGGGTCACAGCATAGCCCCAAATGCAGGCTTGAGGTTAGAACACAACCGGCCAATTCTAGCACACAACCGTCATGCTCGCCT encodes:
- a CDS encoding tyrosine--tRNA ligase gives rise to the protein MTLIEDLQWRGLVADCTDLAALTRRLNEGPVTLYCGFDPTGDSLHVGHLVPQLLLRRFQLAGHHPLSLAGGATGMIGDPGGRSSERNLLSREELNHNVQRIKRQLERLLDFSSPTNPARLVDNADWTASVTFLDFLRDVGKHFSLSSMLAKESVRSRLESESGISFTEFSYQLLQANDFTHLRQAMSCELQIGGADQWGNITAGTDLIRKKLGMPAWGLTFPLITKADGTKFGKSEGGAVWLDPEKTSPYRFYQFFINTEDSMVAGYLRKFTFLSHAEINALEEKHAANPGAREAHKALAREITSLVHGPEACADAIRASEIMFGGGLDGVSAEVFRDVVGELPVTSIPRERISATLALAEALVATGLCPSKGQARKDIEGGGIYINNVKCADVVKTLGATDIVFDRHILLRKGKRNYAVMTLVG
- a CDS encoding Gfo/Idh/MocA family oxidoreductase — encoded protein: MTTHKIGIIMNGVTGRMGTNQHLLRSIKAIIDQGGIKLSDSETIMPDPILIGRNEAKLAALAARAGVKRYSTNLDAALADAGNQVYFDATLTGQRPVGVRKAIAARKHIYCEKPTATTSAEALALYREVTAAGLKNGVVQDKLWLPGLLKLKYLIDTGFFGQILSVRGEFGYWVFTGEHEKLQRPSWNYRKEEDGGIIVDMLCHWQYVIQNLFGEVKSLSCLGATHVPTRWDEAGKPYACTADDSAYATFELVNGIVCHFNSSWAVRVRRDDLLTLQVDGTQGSAVAGLRDCTAQHLSATPRCVWNPDIDSPVKFFDGWTRVPSNDTYDNAFKVQWELFLRHVVKDTPFPWNLLQGAKGVQLAELGLKSWAERRWVDVPAIG
- a CDS encoding zinc metallopeptidase; translated protein: MIWIILVIIPMLFGMYAQFRVSKAYNKNVRVPSRGHITGAEAAEAVMRAAGVSGVEIVEVPGQLTDHYDPINKRLALSHDNFHGTSLAALGVSAHEAGHAIQHKVGYSMMTVRQTLVPATKIAAGVANFVLIAGILLISSAIGGKLLVIGALALAVICLFQLVTLPVEFDASRRAKQQLVGLGILGRDEMPGVNETLDAAALTYVAAFVASLGSLLQILLILSGRRDD